TTTATACCGCAAGTCTTAATTATAACTGATTAGTGGTTTTTTGTTCATTTATTGATCTTCAGTTCTAGGTTTAGTTATTCAATAGTATTGTATGGTATTGATTCGATCTGCGTGAATATATTAAACTGCATAATTATATTATTTCGTTATATACGACCTGTCTATCTGCGCGCTGGCAGTTAAAAGTAATGCTTCTGTGTTTATTTTTGCGATCTTAACCTCTAACTGGATACTCCTTAAGTGTTAATATCTCGTCGAGTTTACCTTTCTTTACTTATCCATAATAAAAGAGATTAAGTTATGTGGAATCGACTGAATAAATCTATGATGTGTTGCCAAATGCTCTTTGGCTTATCTTTTTACGGCGTAATGATTATTTTAACCCGCTTCTTTTTAGAAGATTTGGGGTATAGCGAAGCTGACACCATGATGGTTGTTGGTGCATTTTCAGCTATTGGTCCGTTGTTTGCTATTGCTGGTGGTTTCATTGCTGATAAGTTTTTAGGTGCTTATCGCTCGTTAACGATTGCTTATCTTGCCTTTGCTATAGGTTATGGCTTACTTGTTTTCGGTGCATCGGCAGGTAATGTACAATTGTGTCTGGTTGGTATTGCGCTAGCAAGTTACGGCCGTGGTCTTATGTCGCCTTCATATCCAAGTCTGTACAAGCGTACATTTGCAAGTGAAGAAGACTTTGAAAACGGTTACCCTGTTAACTATTCAGTTAACAATATAGGTGCCTTTTTAGGTCAATATTTATTCCCAATGTTCGTACTTGCAATTGGTTTTAATGGCAGCTTCATGTTATCTGCTGCGATGGCTTTCATTGCTTTTGCTATTCTCGTCGTTTCACGTAAACCGTTATTAACAGTTGGTACTGAAATTGAGCAAGCGCCGGTAAGCCCCAAAAACTGGATTGCATTCACAGCGTTGTCTGTTGCAATGATTGGTTTAGTATTCTTTATGTTTTCAAATATGGATATTGGCCAGAATATTATCTACGCAATTGGTGCATCAGCGATCCTTTACTTCATCTCATTAATGCTGAAATCAGAACGTGCAGATGCATTAAAGATGGGGACTATCCTTATCATGACTGTATTAACAACGGCTTTCTTTGTTTATTACGGCCAAATGATGACTTCAATGACCATGGTAACAATTAATACTATGCGCGGTGACCTGTTCGGGTTTATTCCAATTGCACCTGAAGCGGCAATGGCAATGAATTCACTTTGGTGTATCGTTGGTGGTCCGGTGATCGTATATGTCTTCTTATCACTTGAAAAACGAAATATTAACTTTACGACAGCAACGAAAATCGGTTTCGCATTTATCTTAACGGCAATCGCGTTTGGTATTCTTACTATGGCAGTGTTGAATGTCGGTGAAGATGCTGTGATTCGTCCTGAAATATTTATGTTGATTCATTTTTTCCAAGCATTTGCTGAAGTGATTGTTGGTAGTATGGTTGTGGCATTCATCTTGTCTGTTTCACCGAAACACATTGAGAATTTCTCGGTAAGTTTATATTCAGTCGCTATGGCAATGAGTGGTATCGTTGGTGCGGTATTCTCTACTTCAATTGCGATGGAGAAGGGTCAAGAGATCACGCAAGAAGTGGTGCAAACAGTTTACGGTGACTACTTTAGCCTATTAACAGGTTTAGCAGTTGTGATGGTATTTGTCGCATTCCTAGCCTCATTTGTTATTCGTAAGATGCTTGAGAAGAGTAAAGAAGCTGAAGGTATGACACCCGCTCAAGCGTAATTACACATTGTTTTAAATTATACGAGTAGGCTATGACCTAAAATATAAGTTATAGACCTACGCATTTACTTACGAAAATAAGGCTTCTAAATTGATATTGGAAGCCTTATTTATTTTTTCACCGCTAATTTGGCCAGATCCAGATCTGGCCAGTGCAATAACGCTAAGCCGAATTTGCTCCAAAGTAGCTTAGAGCAGTTATCCATCCAGAATTACGGTTTTATCCCAAGATCTAAAAAGCCTCCAATTAGGAGGCTAATTTCAATAAACGACTACAGCTTAATTGCTTGTAGTTAGTTACTGAATGGCATTTATAAAGGTCGAAGTATCGTAAAGTTAATGTGTGTAGAATCAGCCTTTTCAACAATAAATTGCGCACCTTTATATGTATAAGTCCCACCAGGCTTATAATCAAGAATGACCTCTTGAGTAAATGCTGGTGTCGCGATCCCTTTTTCAGAAAATTCTTTATAGGCGAAACGGATTTGATCAGCAGCGACTCCAACATACGTCAATGTTGCGCCCGGACCTGAAATTTCTTGGCCATTTATTATCGGTGATGTCAATTTAGCCTGGTATACGTTACTTTTATTAGGAGTCCAATGCCAATAAAGCTCTGTGGCCTCTGAAGTTTCGTTTGGTACAAACAAGCCTCCGTACCCTGCTGGAGTTCCCTCTAAGCCAGCGAAAGGCACTGGTGCTGAATAATAGCTGCCTTCAAGGGTTTTACTGCGCAGAAGATAATCTCCTGCTGGAATAGAGAATTTAAACGTACTCATTTTATGCTCTACGCTTGTTGTCGTACTCTTTTTAACACGGAACATTTCATACTGGAGATCCGAAGCATCTTTTAAGTATTCTCCTTCAGTAAGTATTACATCACCAACATTAGCAGTAGAGTGACTGATAAAGAAAAACTTTCCGGAAATTGCTTTAGGAGCTACTGGTTCACCCAATCGCACAGTACGTAGTTGTGTACTGCATGCGGAGAGTAACAGTGCCGAAGCTATTAAAGCAAGACGAGGAATAACAGTCTTAATCATTTTTGTACCTACCTGTAAATTTTTTGAATATCTAAGTGAAAAAAAAACGGTAATATAGCACTTTCCTTATCAAAAAGTACAACATTTGATATCTTTGAAACTAATCATATCGAAATATAATCGAGAGCAACCTTACTATCTTCATAATCTCCCAACAACTCAGCTAAGCTAAGCGGAGAAGAGCCCCTGAAGTAATTCGTTGATTGCTAAAATTCGATTTTCCGAAACCTATTTCTGTCCAGTTTTGGCTTAGTGCAATTGAGCTAAGCCAAATTTGCCCCAAAGTGAGTTAGTGCATCTACTCATTTAGTGTCATTCTCTACTTCCGTTCCACTGCGCATAACGCTCGTTTAAGATTAAGCACAGAAAAATAGTTCGCTACGTGAAAAACTCCCTTCAATCATTATTTCAGGCACGTAGTTGCCGACCATCAAACATCCCAATGAGATATTCCATATGATTATTTACTTATAAAAAAATTCTATAAATAAATATTTGAAAAAAGATCGCTTTATTATATAAAATAATTCCTAAGAAGAGCGTTTCATTGAAAGGAAGAATGTTTCACTGAAAGTCTCTCTTTCAACACCCTGGTTTATTTTATATTACTTCTTTGGAGGATATATTATGAATACTATCGATTTAACTCCTATTTATCGCAGCACTATTGGCTTTGACAGATTTGTTCCTTTATTTAGTAGTCTATTAGGTGACGATAACAAAGTACCAAATTATCCACCTTATAACATTGAAATTCATGGCGAAGATAAATATTCAATTACTATAGCTGTCGCAGGATTTTCTGAGCATGAACTAGATATTAATGTAGCAAAAGGTGTCCTTACTGTTTCTGGAGATAAAGGATACACAGACGATAATGATAAAGATAAACACAAATTCCTTTATCAAGGCATTGCTAATCGGATGTTTAAACGTAAGTTTAACCTTACCGAAAATATAGAAGTAACCGGTGCGAGTCTTAATCATGGGTTATTAACGATAAATCTGGTTAAAGAGATACCAGAAGCGATTAAGCCTAAGAAAATAGCCATAAATCAGGAGGTAGAACTTATTAATGATAAAACTAAAAAGGTCGTTTGATTTAGTATAAGGGCAGCTAAGCAGCCCTGTTTATCTAAGATGTTTCGTAAAGCATATGTTCGCTACGTGAAATCTAGCGAACATATACCCATCAAAAACATGTATTGGCTAGTAGCGTGACGCTACTAGCCAAATTTTTTCTTTAGGAAGTTATCTAACGCGAATCTGCCCTGACAGGAAGATAAGAGTAACAGATCATAATACTGTGGAAGGTTGTTTTCATTATATAAAAAAAGCACTGAACGTATTCACGAACAGTGCTTTTTTATTACTATTACTTACATATAAACAATGACGCTTATTTACTTAACCTTTATAAATTTTCGGGTTAAATGCATCACGTAACCAGTCACCAAGTAGGTTGATTACAAGTACAAGTGTTACTAGTAATACACCTGGGAAGGCTGTTATCCACCAAGCGCCAGAGAAGATATACTTAAAGCCTGTACTGATTAACGCACCTAATGAAGGTTGGTCAACCGGTAAACCTAAGCCTAAGAAAGACAATGCTGCTTCTGACATAATGGCATTGGCAATCTGCACTGTTGAAATCACTAGGATAGGGGACAAGCAGTTTGGCAGTATGTGTCTAAACATAATGCGCATTGATTTTAAGCCCATCACTTGCGCTGCTTCAACGTATTCTTTTTGCTTCTCGGCCAATACCGATGCTCGAATAGTACGTGCATACTGAGGCCATTCAGCCACACCAATGATCACCACGAGCATGACGACGGCATATTGGCTAAAGAACTCAGCACCAAAGCTGGCTTTAAAGATAGCCGAGACAATGATCGCCACCATCATCGTTGAGAATGACAGTTGTACGTCAGCAAAGCGCATCAGGAAGCTATCAACACGGCCACCGAAGTAACCTGCAGACAGACCAATCACAATACCTAAGACTAACTGGACCGCAACGGCTAAGAAACCAATGGTTAGTGATAAACGTGAACCATAAAGCATGGTTGATAAAATATCACGACCTTGGTCATCGGTACCTAACAGGAAGCGTTCGTCACCGTCTTCTAACCAAGAAGGTGGTAGCTCAGAATCCATGATATCGATACTGGTAATATCATACGGGTTTGTTGGTGAAATTAATGGCGCAGCTAACGCTGTGATCAAGAACGTCAAGAAGATCGCAAAACTGAGCATTGCCACCTTATCTCTTAAAAAATAATAGATAAGGTCTGAGTTTTTAAAGCGTTCCCAGCGAGTAGGAACATGAGATGAAGTTATTGTGTTCATACCTATTATCCTTTACCTGTAATGTTTACGGTAGGGTTTATTACCCCATATAACAGGTCAACTAGGGTATTTGTTACCACAAAGATTAAACCAACGAAGATGACATAAGCAGTAATTAAAGGTGTATCTACACGGTTAATCGCTTCTAAGAATAGGAAACCTGTCCCTGGCCACTGAAATACTGTTTCGGTCAAAATTGTGTAAGCAATCATAGTACCGATTTGTACACCACCAACTGTGATAACTGGCAGCATGGTATTTTTAAGGGCATGTACGTAATAAATTTTGTTTAATGCTAAGCCTTTTGCTTTTGCAAACTTGATGTATTCCGAGCTTAATGCTTCGAGCATTTCTGAACGAACCAAGCGGATGAAAAGTGGCAGCATAATAGAAGCAAGTGATATACTTGGTAAGACTAAATGCAATAAACCATCTTTAGTCAGGAAACCTGTTTCCCAGCCCATGATATTGACCGTTTCACCTCGTCCATAAGAGGGGAACCAACCTAGTTCGATGGAAAAAATATACATCAGTATGATCGCAGTAAGGAATACCGGTACAGAGATGCCAATGCTACTTAC
This Moritella sp. 5 DNA region includes the following protein-coding sequences:
- a CDS encoding ABC transporter permease, with the protein product MNTITSSHVPTRWERFKNSDLIYYFLRDKVAMLSFAIFLTFLITALAAPLISPTNPYDITSIDIMDSELPPSWLEDGDERFLLGTDDQGRDILSTMLYGSRLSLTIGFLAVAVQLVLGIVIGLSAGYFGGRVDSFLMRFADVQLSFSTMMVAIIVSAIFKASFGAEFFSQYAVVMLVVIIGVAEWPQYARTIRASVLAEKQKEYVEAAQVMGLKSMRIMFRHILPNCLSPILVISTVQIANAIMSEAALSFLGLGLPVDQPSLGALISTGFKYIFSGAWWITAFPGVLLVTLVLVINLLGDWLRDAFNPKIYKG
- a CDS encoding Hsp20 family protein, giving the protein MNTIDLTPIYRSTIGFDRFVPLFSSLLGDDNKVPNYPPYNIEIHGEDKYSITIAVAGFSEHELDINVAKGVLTVSGDKGYTDDNDKDKHKFLYQGIANRMFKRKFNLTENIEVTGASLNHGLLTINLVKEIPEAIKPKKIAINQEVELINDKTKKVV
- a CDS encoding peptide MFS transporter gives rise to the protein MWNRLNKSMMCCQMLFGLSFYGVMIILTRFFLEDLGYSEADTMMVVGAFSAIGPLFAIAGGFIADKFLGAYRSLTIAYLAFAIGYGLLVFGASAGNVQLCLVGIALASYGRGLMSPSYPSLYKRTFASEEDFENGYPVNYSVNNIGAFLGQYLFPMFVLAIGFNGSFMLSAAMAFIAFAILVVSRKPLLTVGTEIEQAPVSPKNWIAFTALSVAMIGLVFFMFSNMDIGQNIIYAIGASAILYFISLMLKSERADALKMGTILIMTVLTTAFFVYYGQMMTSMTMVTINTMRGDLFGFIPIAPEAAMAMNSLWCIVGGPVIVYVFLSLEKRNINFTTATKIGFAFILTAIAFGILTMAVLNVGEDAVIRPEIFMLIHFFQAFAEVIVGSMVVAFILSVSPKHIENFSVSLYSVAMAMSGIVGAVFSTSIAMEKGQEITQEVVQTVYGDYFSLLTGLAVVMVFVAFLASFVIRKMLEKSKEAEGMTPAQA
- a CDS encoding ABC transporter permease, encoding MFTFLIKRLFQALIVMFVISLVAFSIQDNLGDPLRELVGQSVSEAERQALRDDLGLNDPYMTKYSRFLVNAVQGDLGTSYFFKRPAAEVILDKLQATLELVFGAALIIVFVSIPLGVYSAIHPKSTLTKIIMAVSSIGISVPVFLTAIILMYIFSIELGWFPSYGRGETVNIMGWETGFLTKDGLLHLVLPSISLASIMLPLFIRLVRSEMLEALSSEYIKFAKAKGLALNKIYYVHALKNTMLPVITVGGVQIGTMIAYTILTETVFQWPGTGFLFLEAINRVDTPLITAYVIFVGLIFVVTNTLVDLLYGVINPTVNITGKG